The Arachis hypogaea cultivar Tifrunner chromosome 19, arahy.Tifrunner.gnm2.J5K5, whole genome shotgun sequence genome has a window encoding:
- the LOC140182229 gene encoding uncharacterized protein, which yields MYHPTGPANLPHDVWTLIAGRTAAQSVRDLCSLRMSCTAARNAGEEDIVYQFASIPIWDQRWWSMSPMRQAGRNFLARCMQSGNLEVLFRSAVSDLFLGGSRLAGMETMQVGAAQDHSAAQYTVSMMLMLRDDFESKNKGLQTFHVLEAAGALTICKLVFHDVIQGTWTHMRRLPMVNAENLVCSSHACPSRGNMGAIYRSQRYGRGWDLNDGDGGAAHIPCVHCRADYELILFVHLFD from the coding sequence ATGTATCATCCGACAGGCCCCGCCAACCTTCCCCACGATGTTTGGACCTTAATTGCTGGGAGGACCGCAGCACAGTCCGTCAGGGACTTGTGCAGTCTCAGGATGTCGTGCACCGCTGCACGCAACGCAGGGGAGGAGGATATCGTTTACCAATTCGCCTCGATTCCAATTTGGGACCAACGGTGGTGGAGTATGAGTCCCATGCGCCAGGCGGGAAGAAACTTCTTAGCGCGATGCATGCAGAGCGGGAACCTGGAAGTTCTGTTTCGGTCTGCTGTGTCTGACCTTTTCCTCGGCGGGAGTCGTCTTGCGGGGATGGAAACGATGCAAGTTGGCGCAGCCCAGGACCATTCGGCAGCACAGTACACGGTGTCGATGATGCTGATGCTACGCGATGACTTCGAGTCAAAAAACAAGGGCTTACAAACATTTCATGTGCTTGAGGCGGCCGGTGCCTTAACAATATGCAAATTGGTGTTCCACGACGTTATCCAGGGGACGTGGACACACATGCGTCGCCTGCCAATGGTAAACGCAGAGAATTTAGTCTGTTCATCGCATGCATGTCCAAGCCGTGGAAACATGGGTGCTATTTACCGCAGTCAACGCTATGGTAGAGGGTGGGACTTAAACGACGGTGATGGAGGTGCTGCTCATATTCCGTGCGTGCATTGTCGGGCAGATTATGAGTTGATCCTGTTTGTCCACCTCTTTGACTAA